TGGGAGAGTAGGACACCGCCGGACAACCATTACAAGGACGAGGCCCCACCACCGGTGGGGCCTCACCCCTTTAACCACCCCAGACGGTTCAGCCAACCCCGGCGACAACGCCGCCCGGGCGTGGTCGTCCTGTCGCTCCTTCGTCCGGCAGGAGTGATGCATCACATGGCCGGCAACCGCCGGTGCGGAGTAAGTGCCCACCCGGTCTTCGTGGTTCCATAGATGGGTAGGACCCACAGCAAAATAGAGACCCGCCGGCACGTTCTTGCCGACACCTGACGAGAGGATCGCGCTGCCATGGCTGAGCAGGAGCATACTGCCGGACGAGACGGGGAGTCCCGCCAGTCGGGTGGCGCCAACCGCGGAAACCAGGGTGGGTCAGGCCGCACGGGTCGTCATTCCTGGGGGTCGAAGTCCGGAGGACACCGCCCGCCGTCGTCTGCTGATGGCGGGAACGACCGGCGTGGGGGCGAGCGTTCCTACCCGCCCCGGGACAGGTCGGAGCGTGACGCACCGCGCGAGGACCGCCGGGGCCCGCGCCCGGAGGGTGGTTCCCGGGGTTCCAGCAGCAGTGGCAGGCCTTCTGCCGGACGCCCTGCATGGAAGGGTGGCTCGGGTGGCTCGGGTGGCTCGGGTGGCCAGGGTGGCTCGGGTGCTGGTCAGTCGGGCGGGACGTACGGGCGGGATGCCCAGGGTGCCGGTCGTGACAGGCCCGACTACACCCGGGACGACAAGCCAGGACATGCCGGCCGTGACAGGCAGGGCTTCGACCGTGGCTCACGGTCCAACCAGGAACGAGGCGGAGCGTCCGGGCCGCGGCGCGACGATCGCCCGGGCCAGAATTCCGACCGCACCTCATCGCGTCCGTTCGAGCGCCCCCAGCGAGGGGCGGAAGGCGGCCGGGGTGCGCAGCTGAGGGGATCGGCATCGCGGGGTGGTTCCGCAGCCGGCTCTGCCGCGGACAAGCAGCCGCGGTTCGCGGGTCGCGGAGGAGGTCCGGCTGACCGCGCCCAGGGCGGAGCCGATCGACCGTGGAAGTCCCGTACCTCCTCCGACGGCCGGCCGGGTGGCGACGGGCGTTCGGCCGGGCGTGACAGCTCCTACCGCCGTCCCGCGGATCGCGAGGACGGTCGCGGACCCCGCACCGGCGATCGCCGCGGGCCGCGCGTGGACGAGGCCTCCTCAGGGCCACGGCCCCACAACGCGCGTGACCTCCGCAGCGCCAATCGTCCTGATCGCGAGCGGTCCCCGGAGATCGACGAGGACGTCAAGGGCGACGAGCTCGACCGGGTCACCCGTGCCCAGGTCCGCAACCTCGAGGAACGCAGCGCGCTCTGGGTCGCGAAGCACCTCGTCATGGCGGGCCGGCTCATCGATATCGACCCTGAGCTGGCCTTCCAGCACGCGCTGGCCGCAAGCCGTCGCGGCGGGCGGCTCGCCGCCGTCCGCGAGGCCGTCGGCGTGACGGCCTATGCCGCGGGCCATTACGGCGAGGCTCTCCGCGAGTTCCGCACCTTCCGGCGCATCAGTGGTTCCAACGTGCACCTGCCGGTCATGGCCGACTGCGAGCGAGGCCTCGGACGGCCCGACCGCGCCCTGGATCTCGCGCGCAGCGAGGAAGCCGCGTCACTGGATGCGGCGGGCAAGGCGGAACTCGCCATGGTCGTCTCCGGTGCACGGGCCGATCTGGGGCAGCTCGACGCAGCGGTCTCGGCGCTGGAGATCCCGCAACTGGACCTCCAGCGGGCCTTCTCCTTCAGCCCCCGCCTCTTCCGGGCCTACGCCGACGCACTCGATGCCGTCGGTCGCTCCGGCGAGTCCGGTACGTGGCGTCGCCAGGCCGGCGTGGCAGAGCGCGCGCTCGGACTCGACGACGACCTCGAGCCGGACATCGTCGATCTGGGCGAGGACGACGATCCCGCGCCGGTACCCGTCCCGCGCGTCACCGACATCCTCGGCACACCTGCCCCGGCCGGTGCCGCAGAGACGGAGACCCCGGACGGCCGCACGGCCGCGCACGACGCGGAGGTGGACGACGTCCAGGCGGAGCTCGACGGTGGTCCGAGCGAGCAGACCGGGACCGGATCTGCGGCCGAGTCGGACATCGAGTCGGACATCGAGTCGGACATCGAGTCGGACACGGAGTCGGCCACGGAGTCGGACATGGAGTCGAATACAGTTCCAGACGCGGAGTCTGAAACAGCGCCGGATACGGAGTCGGACACGGTCGCAGCGCCGGGCCCGGACGCCGAGGCGTCCCCTGACCTGGAGGCCCGTCAGGACGACGTGGTGACCGATCAGGACGACACACCGCTTCCGCTGGACGTCGCATCGCCCTCGGAGGCGGCGGCCCCGGCTACGGACGACGCCGAGGTACCCGCGGCGCCCGCGCCCGAGAAGCCTGTCGCCGTCGACGCCGTGCCCGTCGGTGAGTCTGCGGCACCGGTGCAGGCGCTCCAGACCGAGATGCTGTTCAGCATGGACGACACGGGGACCGCGGACATCGCCGACGTCGAGGACACCCGGGGAACGGCGCCTGAAGTCCGGTTCTCCGCAGCGGGGACGGACCAGGCAGCAACCGGGTCCGCGGTGAACACGGACGAGGACGTCGATGACTGAGGGCCTGAGGAACGATCACCGCGGCGCCGGACGCCTGATCGACACCTTCGACGGTGTCCTCGCCGACCTCGACGGCGTCGTCTACGCCGGCCCGCACGCCATCGAGGGCGCGACCGACGCCCTCGAGCGCCTCGCGGGGGAGGGCAAGAGCCTCGCCTACGTCACGAACAACGCGTCGCGGTCCTCCGAGCAGGTCGCTGCGCACCTGCGCGACCTGGGAGCCCCGGCCACCGCGGATCAGGTGTTCGGCTCCGCTCAGGCCGGTGCCGAGCTGCTGGCCGGTCAGGTGCCCGCAGGATCCACGGTGCTCGTCGTGGGCAGTGACACCCTCGCCGACGCCGTCCGGGCGCAGGGCCTCTCCGTCGTCGGCTCGGCGGAGGACCGGCCCGACGCGGTCATCCAGGGATTCGCTCCCACGATCGGCTGGAAGGACCTCGCCGAGGCCGCCTACGCGGTGGCCGCCGGTGCCACCTGGGTGGCCACCAACACCGACCTGTCCATCCCGCAGGAGCGCGGCATCGCTCCCGGGAACGGGACCCTGGTGGCTGCCGTCGCCGCCGCGACCGGAAAGTCGCCGTCCATCGCCGGCAAGCCGGGTGCGGCCCTGTTCGAGACCGCGGCCCGCCACTCCGGTGTGGATCGTGCCCTCGTGGTGGGCGACCGGCTCGATACGGACATCCTCGGCGGAAACCGCGCGGGCATGGCGACGGCGCTCGTCCTCACCGGCGTGGACACGGTCCGCACCGCCCTCGCCGCCGACGTCGCCGAACGCCCCGACTACCTCATCGGCTCCCTCGCCGACCTGTACGAGGAGTACCCCGCGATCACCGCCGACGACGGCTCCTACGCCTGCGGTGCCGCGGTCGCCCGGGTGACCGGGTCCACGGTGAGCATCAGCGGTCGCGAGGACGACGTCGACAGCTGGCGCGCCGCCTGCGCCGCCTGGTGGGCGGCGCACCCCGACGCGACACCCGGGGCCGCACCCGAGGTCGCCTTCGCGACGGCTGGCTAGGCTGGAGGGACGGATCATGACCGACACGGGACACGGGAGGGCGGCGGCGGTGCAGGACACGACCGAGCACACGACCGGGGGCGCGACGGACGGCGGCACCGGCGATGCGCACGTCGACGAGGTCCTCCGCGCGCTCGACCGGCTCGCGGACCTGCCCGTGACGGACCACGCGGCGGTGTACCTCGACGTCCTCGAACGCCTGGGCGGGGAACTGAACCCGGAGCAGAAGCTCCACCGGGCAGGAGCCCATGGCTCGCCTTGACCAGGAACTCGTGACGCGCGGGCTCGCGCGGTCACGATCCCATGCAGCACAACTGATCGCGGCGGGACGCGTGGTGCGCGAGGGCGTCGTGGCGCTCAAGCCCTCCGCACCGACCCTTCCCGCGGACACGCTCCTCGTCGAGGAACGGGGCGAGGACTACGTCAGCCGCGCCGGCACCAAGCTCGACGGCGCGCTGCGCGCCTTCCCCGCCGTGAACCCGACGGGGAAGCGGTGCCTCGACGCG
This genomic interval from Arthrobacter agilis contains the following:
- a CDS encoding HAD-IIA family hydrolase — protein: MTEGLRNDHRGAGRLIDTFDGVLADLDGVVYAGPHAIEGATDALERLAGEGKSLAYVTNNASRSSEQVAAHLRDLGAPATADQVFGSAQAGAELLAGQVPAGSTVLVVGSDTLADAVRAQGLSVVGSAEDRPDAVIQGFAPTIGWKDLAEAAYAVAAGATWVATNTDLSIPQERGIAPGNGTLVAAVAAATGKSPSIAGKPGAALFETAARHSGVDRALVVGDRLDTDILGGNRAGMATALVLTGVDTVRTALAADVAERPDYLIGSLADLYEEYPAITADDGSYACGAAVARVTGSTVSISGREDDVDSWRAACAAWWAAHPDATPGAAPEVAFATAG